The following coding sequences lie in one Heyndrickxia oleronia genomic window:
- a CDS encoding phage tail protein, translating to MAGSNKIKGITIEIGSDTVGLEKALSDVNKQSTKLQTELKDVERLLKFNPGNAELLAQKQKLLADQIQTTTQKLNQLKEAQSQVDQQFAQGKISEEQYRAFNRELVATQSVLDGLKGKLSIVNQEQDNIAKSTRQLNTLFEATGTSVDNFSSALGGRLTNAIKNGTASSRQLEDAINKVGVTALGTNADLDKMKRALSKVDDGGSLKSVRKELSQVAKEAENAGDKVNGFGAELSGVVGALAAGGGIAATIEKALDTSSLKTKVDIAFEVPEESKESIREVIRNLEAYGVDGAEALEGVRRQWALNKTASDEANSSIVKGASVISQAYAGIDFIELIQEVNELSGEIGVSNDRALALTNSLLKAGFPPEQLDTIAEYGKQMKDAGFSAKEIQAIFEAGINTKTWNIDNLNDGVKEARLQMASFGLGVSKDMKPLINSTGISVKKFEDWGKAVAKGGEDGSKAMSEVATWLEGIKDKTVQNELATKVFGTKWEDQGQNMIAVFKGVSDATDKTKQNQEQLNDAISKMNADPAVQLKQAFADLKTAAEPFLLKVAELVSKIAEWVKENPTLAATIVAVGTALGVLVGIATTLAPIFTALSLAVGALEIGLLPLIGIIAGIVAAIALLVAAGVAIYQNWDEIKAKAIEVWGVIKDFLSSTWEGIKSTAESVWTGIKDFFSGIWEGITTAATSIWDGVTAVWTSTVETLKSIFTPIVDFFTSTWDSVSSAFSNAWNNIKKVLETSWNAIKTVAQSSWEIIKNVILGPVLLLIDLLKGDFDGFKSHLSQIWNNIKTAASTAWNAIKTAISTIIKAFVDGAKSVFEGFKTAISTIWNAMKTTASTVWNGIKSAISSIVNAIKTTVVSVWNAIKTAISTIINGIKSTATSIWNGIKSSITSIVNGMKTAITNVWENIKSATKTAFDQVVKFIKDPLKAVDLFSIGKDIIQGLLNGIGSLAKSVWDKAKDIANGIGDSIKKALGIHSPSRVTTKLGEHTGEGFAKGISNKQKEAEKAAKKNAQAAAKNFKEALDKENYRFKMGEVDAQAHIKSLEKIRAQYAKTPEQVRKINLEIEKIRQDSVKKQAELLKQQFEQSKSYIEKKKQMNELSLADELAAWERVQARYKVGSKEREEAEQNVFRVKKEIHDKLTSLNEEYVTKVQEINQKLIDEENALNAEYQKAVEDRTRSLYSFAGIFDEVSQKADVTGDKLLKNLEDQVSIFSEWATNIQQLAEKGIDKGLLAELREMGPKAAAEVAALNSMTDSQLQDFVRLWKVKNELARLQATSELEGLKTDTKKKIDELHKNANSQLEQLKTDWTKKVKDIRSGTTAEFNAMKASMNSIGQNTIKGLMNGLSSMTGPLLQQAREIANSISSTISKALDIHSPSRVMMRLGEYTGQGLAEGMKNSIRGITYQANELARAAVPSVPGSEVTSGNASGSQLPPIEQNFNFYQPNPSPYDVSRKTKQAMVQWGMEFNLGR from the coding sequence ATGGCAGGTAGTAATAAAATCAAAGGTATTACGATAGAAATAGGGTCTGATACAGTAGGTTTGGAGAAAGCTCTATCAGATGTAAATAAGCAAAGTACAAAGCTTCAAACTGAATTGAAAGACGTTGAACGACTATTAAAATTTAATCCTGGTAATGCAGAATTGTTAGCACAGAAACAAAAGCTTTTAGCTGATCAAATTCAAACAACAACTCAAAAATTAAATCAGTTAAAAGAAGCGCAGTCCCAAGTTGATCAGCAATTTGCACAAGGGAAAATATCTGAGGAGCAATATCGTGCTTTTAATCGTGAACTTGTAGCAACTCAAAGTGTGTTAGATGGTTTAAAAGGGAAATTATCTATTGTTAATCAAGAACAAGATAACATTGCTAAATCTACTAGACAATTAAACACACTTTTTGAAGCCACAGGGACTAGCGTAGACAATTTTTCAAGTGCTTTAGGTGGAAGGCTTACAAATGCTATCAAGAACGGTACAGCATCTTCCAGACAGCTTGAGGATGCTATTAATAAAGTTGGAGTAACTGCCCTAGGTACAAATGCAGACTTGGATAAAATGAAACGAGCTCTATCCAAAGTTGATGACGGTGGTTCTTTAAAGTCTGTAAGGAAAGAATTAAGTCAGGTTGCTAAAGAAGCTGAGAATGCAGGGGATAAAGTTAACGGTTTTGGTGCTGAACTTTCAGGGGTTGTTGGTGCCCTTGCTGCAGGTGGCGGAATAGCAGCAACAATAGAAAAAGCACTGGATACTTCTTCTTTGAAAACTAAAGTTGACATTGCATTTGAGGTTCCAGAAGAATCTAAGGAATCTATTCGTGAAGTAATACGAAATCTTGAAGCATATGGTGTGGACGGAGCAGAAGCATTAGAAGGTGTAAGACGTCAATGGGCATTAAATAAAACAGCAAGTGACGAAGCAAATAGTTCCATAGTTAAAGGAGCATCTGTTATTTCTCAAGCTTATGCAGGAATAGATTTTATTGAACTAATTCAGGAAGTTAATGAATTATCTGGTGAAATTGGAGTTTCTAATGATCGAGCTCTTGCTTTAACGAATTCACTTTTAAAAGCGGGTTTTCCACCTGAACAATTAGATACAATTGCTGAATATGGAAAACAAATGAAAGATGCTGGTTTTTCTGCAAAAGAAATTCAAGCCATTTTTGAAGCGGGTATTAATACGAAAACTTGGAATATTGATAACCTAAATGATGGGGTGAAAGAAGCAAGGCTTCAAATGGCTAGCTTTGGTCTAGGTGTTAGTAAGGATATGAAACCTTTAATAAACAGTACTGGCATTTCTGTTAAAAAGTTTGAGGATTGGGGAAAAGCGGTAGCCAAAGGCGGAGAAGATGGATCGAAAGCTATGAGTGAGGTTGCTACATGGCTTGAAGGCATTAAGGATAAAACAGTTCAGAATGAACTTGCTACAAAAGTGTTTGGTACTAAATGGGAAGACCAGGGACAGAACATGATTGCAGTATTTAAAGGTGTATCAGATGCTACAGATAAAACAAAGCAAAATCAGGAACAATTAAATGATGCAATCTCTAAAATGAATGCTGATCCAGCGGTTCAATTGAAACAAGCATTTGCTGATTTAAAGACGGCTGCTGAACCATTTTTATTAAAGGTTGCAGAGTTAGTTTCTAAAATAGCTGAATGGGTGAAAGAAAATCCTACATTAGCTGCTACTATTGTAGCAGTAGGTACTGCACTTGGTGTATTAGTTGGTATAGCAACAACACTCGCACCAATATTTACAGCACTTTCGCTTGCTGTAGGTGCATTAGAAATTGGTTTATTACCACTTATAGGAATAATAGCAGGTATTGTAGCAGCAATAGCCTTATTAGTCGCTGCAGGTGTGGCTATATACCAAAACTGGGATGAAATTAAAGCGAAAGCCATTGAGGTATGGGGAGTTATAAAAGACTTTTTATCCTCCACATGGGAAGGAATAAAAAGTACTGCTGAATCAGTATGGACAGGAATTAAAGACTTCTTTTCTGGAATATGGGAAGGGATTACAACTGCAGCAACATCTATATGGGATGGAGTTACAGCAGTATGGACTTCAACTGTTGAAACATTAAAATCTATTTTTACTCCAATAGTTGATTTTTTTACTAGCACATGGGATTCAGTTTCCAGTGCTTTTTCTAATGCCTGGAATAACATTAAAAAAGTTTTAGAAACATCATGGAATGCAATTAAAACAGTGGCGCAATCATCTTGGGAAATTATCAAGAATGTTATCCTTGGTCCTGTTTTATTGTTAATAGATTTATTAAAAGGTGATTTTGACGGATTTAAAAGTCATTTATCACAGATATGGAATAACATTAAGACTGCTGCTTCAACTGCTTGGAATGCAATTAAGACAGCTATTTCTACAATCATAAAAGCCTTTGTGGACGGTGCTAAATCCGTATTTGAAGGATTTAAAACTGCAATAAGTACTATTTGGAATGCAATGAAAACAACTGCTTCAACAGTGTGGAATGGAATCAAGAGTGCTATTTCAAGTATTGTTAATGCCATAAAAACAACTGTTGTAAGTGTTTGGAATGCGATTAAAACAGCTATTTCAACGATTATAAATGGGATTAAGTCAACAGCTACTAGCATTTGGAATGGGATTAAATCCTCAATCACTTCCATTGTTAATGGAATGAAAACAGCTATTACAAATGTCTGGGAAAACATTAAGTCTGCTACTAAAACGGCTTTTGACCAAGTTGTTAAGTTCATTAAGGACCCATTAAAGGCAGTTGATCTATTTTCTATTGGAAAAGATATTATTCAAGGTTTACTAAATGGTATCGGTTCACTTGCTAAGTCTGTTTGGGATAAAGCTAAAGATATTGCAAATGGCATCGGTGATTCAATTAAAAAAGCACTAGGAATTCATTCACCTTCAAGGGTCACAACAAAGCTCGGAGAACACACTGGTGAAGGTTTTGCTAAAGGAATATCCAATAAACAAAAAGAAGCAGAAAAGGCAGCTAAGAAGAATGCTCAAGCGGCAGCTAAAAACTTTAAAGAGGCTTTAGATAAAGAAAATTATCGTTTTAAAATGGGTGAAGTAGATGCTCAAGCACATATAAAGTCTTTAGAAAAAATAAGAGCTCAATATGCTAAAACTCCTGAACAAGTCAGGAAAATCAATCTAGAGATTGAAAAAATCAGACAGGATTCAGTGAAAAAGCAAGCTGAATTGTTAAAACAACAATTTGAACAATCCAAATCATACATCGAAAAGAAAAAGCAAATGAATGAACTTTCTCTTGCTGATGAACTTGCTGCATGGGAACGTGTTCAAGCTAGATATAAAGTTGGATCAAAAGAAAGAGAAGAAGCCGAACAAAATGTATTCCGTGTTAAAAAAGAGATCCATGATAAGCTAACTTCTCTAAATGAAGAGTATGTTACAAAGGTTCAAGAGATTAATCAGAAGTTAATTGATGAAGAGAATGCCCTAAATGCCGAATATCAAAAGGCAGTTGAAGATCGTACGAGATCATTGTATTCATTTGCAGGGATATTTGATGAAGTCTCTCAAAAGGCTGATGTTACAGGTGATAAACTCCTTAAAAATCTTGAAGATCAAGTATCTATCTTTAGCGAATGGGCTACAAATATCCAACAACTAGCTGAAAAAGGAATAGACAAAGGGTTGCTTGCGGAACTTCGTGAAATGGGTCCTAAAGCAGCTGCAGAAGTTGCAGCTTTAAACAGTATGACTGATTCACAATTACAGGATTTTGTTCGATTGTGGAAGGTTAAAAATGAACTTGCACGTTTACAAGCGACAAGCGAATTAGAAGGACTCAAAACTGATACCAAAAAGAAAATAGATGAATTGCATAAAAACGCTAATTCCCAATTGGAGCAACTTAAAACGGATTGGACTAAGAAGGTAAAGGATATTCGTTCTGGAACTACAGCTGAATTTAACGCTATGAAAGCAAGTATGAATAGCATTGGTCAGAATACGATTAAAGGCTTAATGAATGGATTATCTTCAATGACAGGTCCTTTACTACAACAAGCTAGGGAGATTGCTAATTCTATTTCTTCCACAATCTCTAAAGCATTAGATATTCATTCGCCATCTAGAGTAATGATGAGACTTGGAGAATATACAGGGCAAGGGTTAGCTGAAGGGATGAAAAACAGTATTAGGGGCATAACCTATCAAGCAAATGAATTAGCAAGAGCTGCTGTTCCAAGTGTACCAGGTTCTGAAGTTACTAGTGGAAATGCATCAGGTTCTCAATTGCCACCCATTGAACAAAACTTCAATTTTTACCAACCTAATCCATCACCTTATGACGTATCAAGAAAAACTAAACAGGCAATGGTCCAATGGGGTATGGAATTTAATTTAGGAAGGTGA
- a CDS encoding DUF5052 family protein encodes MKKYFNLLILLIAIVVVSSGCSSLERAKKDMKSEYGGGLDRIVTVYDNAGNVIRTYEGKIDIANQTDSKGGATGSDKIKFEFNGKRIILYNATVVVEEK; translated from the coding sequence ATGAAAAAGTATTTTAATCTATTAATTTTATTAATTGCAATTGTAGTTGTTTCATCTGGGTGTTCATCTTTAGAACGGGCAAAGAAGGATATGAAATCTGAATATGGCGGTGGCTTGGATAGGATAGTCACTGTGTATGATAATGCTGGCAATGTGATTAGGACATATGAAGGAAAGATTGATATTGCAAACCAGACAGATTCAAAAGGTGGTGCAACTGGTTCAGATAAAATAAAGTTTGAATTCAATGGTAAAAGAATAATTCTTTATAATGCGACAGTTGTTGTAGAGGAAAAGTAA
- a CDS encoding major tail protein has product MPENKVTFGLKNVHYAPYTVVDGKITFETPIKMPGGIELSLEPRGDMIEFYADDMLFYSASNNQGYDGTLSIANIIEQFAIDALGEQKDETDKVLNELADAKGKPFALLFEFDGDVKATRHVLYNCTANRPTVGSKTKESSAEPNPNELTFVASPLEIDGKLMVKTKTTAETPAAIYDDWYTKVYEKTPAA; this is encoded by the coding sequence ATGCCAGAAAATAAAGTAACGTTTGGTTTGAAAAATGTTCACTATGCTCCTTACACTGTAGTAGATGGGAAAATTACTTTTGAAACGCCCATAAAAATGCCAGGTGGTATTGAATTATCCTTAGAACCACGTGGGGATATGATCGAGTTTTATGCAGATGATATGCTCTTTTATTCTGCAAGTAATAACCAAGGATACGATGGTACCTTATCAATTGCCAATATCATAGAACAATTTGCTATTGATGCTTTAGGCGAACAAAAGGACGAAACCGATAAGGTATTGAATGAATTAGCGGATGCTAAAGGGAAACCATTTGCACTCCTGTTTGAATTTGATGGTGATGTAAAAGCTACTCGCCATGTTCTATACAATTGCACCGCTAACCGTCCAACAGTAGGATCAAAAACAAAAGAAAGTTCAGCTGAACCAAATCCAAATGAATTAACATTTGTAGCTAGTCCTCTAGAAATCGACGGTAAATTAATGGTTAAAACAAAGACTACAGCTGAAACTCCTGCTGCTATTTATGATGATTGGTATACAAAAGTTTATGAAAAAACTCCGGCAGCATAA
- a CDS encoding phage portal protein, whose translation MGWLNNVLKRNSELEWMLDLDLTYETSHRAYLKKMALETCINFIGRTISQSDFRIMKNGKRQMNDWHYLLNVRPNTDQAAADFWQKFIYELIHENEVLVILTDNNDLLIADSFTRVEYAVYPDIFKDVTVKDYTFQRSFNMDEVIYLTYNNEKLSKFMDGMFDDFANLFSRMIEVSLRKNQIRGKVGMDSTQDLTDKNRTKLQNFIDKLFNSFRNNSVALVPMLKGFNYEEVYSGENNGQSVEELTKLKRSLVDDVANILGIPNALVHGELAEYETSIKAYIKFCIGPLLKKIKDELNNKLIDQKAYLKGDRIEVKGITEKDLIDHAEAVDKLVASGAFTRNEVRELFGAERSDDPELDKFVITKNYQSADSVEGGEVR comes from the coding sequence ATGGGATGGTTAAATAACGTGTTAAAGCGAAATAGCGAACTAGAATGGATGCTTGATTTAGACCTGACTTATGAAACATCTCATCGTGCTTATTTGAAAAAAATGGCTTTAGAAACATGTATAAATTTTATTGGCCGTACAATTAGCCAATCTGATTTTAGAATCATGAAAAACGGTAAACGGCAAATGAATGATTGGCATTATTTATTGAATGTAAGACCTAACACTGACCAAGCAGCAGCAGACTTTTGGCAAAAATTCATTTATGAATTGATTCATGAAAATGAAGTCTTGGTGATTCTTACTGATAATAATGATCTGTTAATCGCTGATAGTTTTACTCGTGTAGAATATGCAGTTTATCCAGACATTTTCAAAGATGTAACTGTTAAGGATTATACTTTCCAACGTTCATTTAATATGGATGAGGTAATCTATCTCACATATAACAATGAAAAGTTATCAAAGTTTATGGATGGTATGTTTGATGATTTTGCAAACCTTTTTAGTCGAATGATAGAAGTTAGTTTAAGAAAAAACCAAATTCGTGGAAAAGTTGGAATGGACTCCACTCAAGATCTTACAGATAAAAACAGAACCAAACTACAAAACTTTATTGATAAGCTATTTAATTCGTTTAGAAATAATTCTGTTGCACTTGTTCCCATGCTAAAAGGTTTTAACTACGAAGAGGTTTATAGCGGAGAAAACAATGGTCAATCTGTGGAAGAACTAACAAAATTAAAGAGGTCATTGGTAGATGATGTGGCTAACATTCTTGGGATTCCTAATGCATTAGTTCATGGAGAACTAGCAGAATATGAAACTAGCATTAAAGCATATATAAAATTCTGTATTGGACCATTGCTAAAGAAAATCAAAGACGAATTAAATAATAAATTAATCGATCAAAAGGCATATTTAAAAGGAGATCGGATTGAGGTTAAAGGTATTACCGAAAAAGATTTAATCGATCATGCAGAAGCGGTGGACAAATTAGTTGCATCAGGTGCCTTCACTAGAAATGAGGTGAGAGAATTGTTTGGTGCTGAACGTTCTGATGATCCAGAGTTGGACAAGTTTGTTATTACGAAAAACTATCAATCTGCAGATTCTGTTGAAGGAGGTGAGGTAAGATAA
- a CDS encoding phage major capsid protein, producing the protein MTMKLKGTMENFETKKQAYMNVVKDENSTPEQLENAFNEMFTALQTDLTEKIANDARNEIHDAQILAARGQNVLTSEERKFFNAVVQDGGFKDDSILPETTQERVFEDLVNAHPLLDALGLQDLGAVTKFIYSDATKAYAWKEIFGDISGQVNAAFRSEKIGQLKLTSFAAIPNDMLELGPVWVERYVRTLLIETYSVGLEYGFVNGRGSAQQEPIGLMKNVDAETGAVTDKTSSGTLTFAPSEYGEIVAGELYEVVKALSTNAKGKSRKVGGKIVMVVNPIDAIGVQFRNTIQTSSGQWVTALPYNIQVVESEEIPANKALFFVKGEYIAAIAGGYKLKKFDQTLAMEDATLYTIKQFANGKPKDNKAALVYDLDIKFSAPTPSV; encoded by the coding sequence ATGACGATGAAATTAAAAGGTACAATGGAAAATTTCGAAACGAAAAAACAAGCTTATATGAATGTTGTAAAGGATGAAAATTCGACACCAGAGCAATTAGAAAATGCATTTAATGAGATGTTTACAGCACTTCAAACTGACTTAACAGAAAAAATTGCAAATGATGCTCGTAATGAAATTCACGATGCTCAAATATTAGCTGCACGTGGACAAAATGTATTAACTTCAGAAGAGCGTAAATTCTTTAATGCAGTTGTTCAAGATGGAGGTTTCAAAGATGATTCTATTCTTCCTGAAACTACTCAAGAGCGAGTATTTGAGGATCTAGTAAACGCTCATCCATTACTTGATGCTTTGGGCTTGCAAGATCTAGGCGCAGTTACTAAGTTTATCTATTCCGATGCTACAAAAGCGTACGCTTGGAAAGAAATTTTTGGAGATATCAGTGGTCAAGTTAATGCTGCATTTCGTTCAGAGAAAATCGGGCAATTGAAATTAACATCATTTGCAGCTATTCCAAATGACATGTTAGAACTTGGACCTGTATGGGTTGAGCGATATGTCCGTACTTTACTTATAGAAACATATTCAGTCGGTCTTGAATATGGATTTGTGAATGGTCGTGGATCTGCACAACAAGAGCCAATTGGTTTAATGAAAAATGTCGATGCTGAAACAGGTGCAGTAACTGACAAAACATCATCGGGTACACTAACCTTTGCTCCTTCAGAGTATGGTGAAATTGTTGCTGGTGAACTTTATGAAGTCGTAAAAGCACTATCTACTAATGCAAAAGGCAAATCACGTAAAGTCGGCGGTAAAATTGTTATGGTCGTAAATCCAATTGATGCAATTGGTGTACAATTCCGTAACACAATCCAAACATCTAGTGGTCAATGGGTGACTGCTTTACCATATAACATTCAAGTTGTGGAATCAGAAGAAATTCCAGCAAATAAAGCATTGTTCTTTGTTAAAGGAGAATATATTGCAGCTATTGCTGGTGGATACAAACTTAAAAAGTTTGATCAAACATTAGCTATGGAAGATGCTACACTCTATACAATTAAACAATTTGCAAATGGTAAGCCAAAAGATAATAAAGCGGCTCTTGTATACGATTTAGATATTAAATTTTCTGCTCCAACTCCATCAGTTTAA
- a CDS encoding HK97 gp10 family phage protein, with product MVKVKDLSKEIARQLSLYTESVKEEVEVIKEDVTKEAVSLLKQKSPKDTGSYAKSWARKKVGKNIVIYNKAPNYRLTHLLENGHVKRGGGRVAAKVHIRPVEEKIVDEYVSRVERAIRQ from the coding sequence ATGGTTAAGGTGAAAGACCTGTCAAAAGAAATTGCTAGACAACTATCTTTATATACAGAGTCTGTAAAAGAAGAAGTTGAAGTAATAAAAGAAGATGTTACGAAGGAAGCAGTGTCCCTTTTAAAGCAAAAAAGTCCAAAGGATACAGGTAGTTATGCAAAGAGCTGGGCCCGAAAAAAGGTTGGTAAAAATATTGTTATTTATAATAAGGCTCCTAACTATCGACTCACACACCTTTTGGAAAACGGCCATGTAAAACGTGGTGGTGGTAGGGTTGCAGCAAAGGTTCATATACGACCAGTTGAAGAAAAGATTGTGGATGAATATGTGAGTAGAGTGGAGAGGGCGATTAGACAATGA
- a CDS encoding HNH endonuclease has translation MPEYKTREQKRKFYDGKEWKLKRKEIKARDNYECQECKRQGKVSIDTNEYSKRAKRKKIQLVVDHIKELEDYPELALENDNLETLCVNCHNKKHGRYFRNGFIRKENKWAHDEKW, from the coding sequence ATGCCTGAATACAAAACACGCGAACAAAAACGAAAGTTCTACGATGGGAAGGAATGGAAGCTTAAGCGTAAAGAGATTAAGGCGAGAGATAACTATGAATGCCAGGAATGTAAACGACAAGGTAAAGTATCCATAGATACAAACGAATACAGTAAACGTGCTAAGCGTAAGAAGATTCAATTGGTTGTGGACCACATCAAAGAGTTAGAGGATTATCCAGAGCTTGCGCTAGAGAATGATAACCTAGAGACACTTTGTGTTAACTGTCATAACAAAAAGCATGGAAGGTATTTTAGAAATGGTTTCATTCGTAAGGAAAATAAATGGGCGCATGATGAAAAATGGTAG
- a CDS encoding terminase TerL endonuclease subunit, whose amino-acid sequence MIHQKYVDEYIESWRKGQVIFNQERIDLVKHLESEVLIRDDIYFDEEQIEQCINFIEKWYFKLEPFQKFIIAFIFLKYKVRDKLFYKDIVIVIARGNGKNGLISGLADYFISPGHGIEGYNVDVVANSEDQAETSVKEVYNVKEKYKALMKKFFSWTKTKITGKSTLSEFKFRTSNADTKDGGRPGCLIFDEWHIYEDTKLINTLSSGLGKVKHRRRIYISTNGHVRGGFFDKFIEQCLDILKGGSKRKNRFVFICKMDNKDEVDNPELWEKANPMFSKPRSPYAEELFDTIMDEYLDLEDDPSGRPEFMAKRMNLPQEDNTIRIASWKDIEATNRPIPYNVLRGKTCVGAIDFSYIKDFTACGVLFKHGDDYIWDSHQFARREFIKEAKLKPPIEEWEEDGLITLLDGPVIDIKYMVNYFCEMREKYGLNTIIGDTFRLDIVKQALEDAGFHVLYIQNPHAIYAKLAPRIEMLFAQQRIIFGDNPLMRWNTNNIVVKVKNDGNKDFLKKDEVRRKTDGFTAFVYALWQADNILEDEVNIDDALDALDALNF is encoded by the coding sequence TTGATTCATCAAAAGTATGTAGATGAGTATATTGAATCATGGAGAAAAGGCCAGGTTATTTTTAATCAAGAGCGTATCGATTTAGTGAAACACTTAGAATCTGAGGTTCTTATAAGAGATGACATTTACTTTGATGAAGAACAAATAGAGCAATGTATAAACTTTATAGAGAAGTGGTATTTCAAATTAGAGCCATTTCAGAAGTTTATCATTGCTTTTATTTTTCTTAAATATAAAGTACGGGACAAATTATTTTATAAAGATATTGTAATTGTTATTGCTCGTGGTAATGGGAAGAACGGTTTGATTTCTGGACTAGCTGATTACTTCATAAGTCCTGGTCATGGAATTGAAGGATATAACGTTGATGTTGTAGCTAACAGTGAAGACCAAGCAGAGACTTCTGTTAAAGAAGTTTATAACGTGAAGGAAAAGTATAAGGCTCTCATGAAAAAATTTTTCTCTTGGACCAAAACTAAAATTACTGGAAAATCAACTCTTTCAGAATTTAAGTTTCGAACTTCTAACGCTGACACAAAGGACGGTGGTCGTCCTGGTTGTTTAATATTTGATGAATGGCACATATATGAAGATACCAAACTTATAAATACATTGAGTTCTGGTCTGGGTAAAGTAAAGCATAGAAGAAGAATTTATATTTCCACCAACGGTCATGTCCGTGGTGGTTTTTTTGATAAATTTATTGAGCAGTGTTTAGATATTTTGAAAGGTGGAAGCAAGCGTAAAAATCGTTTTGTTTTCATATGCAAAATGGATAATAAAGACGAAGTGGACAATCCAGAACTATGGGAAAAGGCTAATCCGATGTTCAGTAAACCAAGAAGTCCTTACGCTGAAGAATTGTTTGATACGATCATGGATGAATATCTCGATTTAGAAGATGATCCGTCTGGTCGTCCTGAGTTCATGGCTAAAAGGATGAACCTTCCTCAAGAAGATAATACGATTAGGATAGCTTCTTGGAAAGATATTGAAGCGACGAACCGACCAATTCCCTATAACGTTTTAAGGGGAAAGACATGTGTAGGAGCAATCGACTTTTCCTATATTAAAGACTTTACAGCTTGTGGAGTCCTCTTTAAACATGGTGATGATTATATTTGGGATAGCCATCAATTTGCAAGACGTGAATTTATAAAAGAAGCTAAATTAAAACCTCCTATTGAAGAATGGGAAGAAGATGGCCTTATTACTTTACTTGATGGACCAGTCATCGATATTAAATACATGGTTAATTATTTCTGTGAAATGAGAGAAAAGTATGGTTTAAACACGATTATTGGCGACACATTTCGATTAGATATTGTAAAGCAGGCATTAGAAGATGCAGGATTTCATGTTTTATACATTCAGAATCCACATGCGATTTATGCAAAACTTGCACCTAGAATTGAAATGCTGTTTGCTCAACAACGTATTATTTTTGGTGACAATCCACTAATGAGATGGAACACAAATAACATTGTAGTCAAGGTCAAGAATGATGGGAATAAGGATTTCTTGAAAAAAGATGAAGTTCGAAGGAAGACAGATGGTTTTACAGCTTTTGTGTACGCATTATGGCAAGCCGATAACATTCTTGAAGATGAAGTGAATATTGATGATGCATTAGATGCATTAGATGCTTTGAACTTCTAG
- a CDS encoding phage head closure protein, translated as MQPFKYNPNYNSGSFRHRITFLKLESLKDELGQEIGKDWIEYKKAWAMIKTLKGSEYVNAGSERATITSRFVIHYTEGITAEMRIKYNNRIFDIIEPPINDDEADKTLTILVKEKR; from the coding sequence ATGCAACCATTTAAATATAATCCTAATTACAATTCAGGGTCCTTTAGACACAGGATTACATTCTTAAAATTAGAATCTTTGAAGGATGAATTGGGGCAGGAAATCGGAAAAGACTGGATTGAATACAAAAAAGCTTGGGCAATGATCAAAACTTTAAAAGGATCTGAGTATGTAAATGCAGGTTCTGAGCGTGCAACAATTACTTCTCGATTTGTTATTCACTACACTGAGGGAATAACAGCAGAGATGAGGATTAAATATAACAATCGCATATTTGACATTATCGAACCGCCAATTAATGACGATGAAGCGGACAAAACATTGACCATCCTTGTAAAGGAAAAAAGGTGA
- a CDS encoding P27 family phage terminase small subunit has translation MSGVVKIADLEKQLMNRINQDDLLEVDKVKRYIAIVKQIRKLQSAINKTGVMTTTINASQEFTKTNPALNELNKLTKTLITLENSIKFEMLYVPELPKDEKKDNDEPEVSDLY, from the coding sequence GTGAGTGGAGTCGTAAAAATAGCTGATTTGGAAAAACAATTGATGAATCGAATTAATCAAGATGATCTATTAGAAGTTGATAAAGTAAAGCGGTATATAGCGATTGTAAAGCAAATTAGAAAGCTGCAAAGTGCAATCAATAAAACTGGTGTTATGACAACTACTATTAATGCAAGTCAAGAATTTACTAAAACAAATCCTGCCTTAAATGAATTAAATAAGCTCACAAAAACACTAATTACTCTTGAAAATTCGATTAAATTTGAAATGTTATATGTGCCAGAACTACCTAAGGATGAGAAAAAGGATAATGACGAACCAGAAGTCAGTGATTTATATTGA